The genomic region AGTAGGCAACGATGAATTCTTCAAGTTTTCCGTCCAAAACACCGTCGGTATCGGACGTTTCGTAATCGGTCCTTAGATCCTTGACCAGATGATAGGGATGTAAAACATAAGACCTGATCTGATTTCCCCAGCTGGCCATTTTGTATTCCCCTTTAAGTTTTTTTTCTTCCTGTTTTGTTTTCTCCTCGGCCAAAAGCCAAAGCTTGGCCCGTAAAATTTTTAAAGCGTTTTCCCGATTTTGCGCCTGATAACGTTCTGTTTGGCAAGTCACAATAACCCCCGTCGGTTTATGTTTTAAACGGACGGCGGTTGAGACTTTTTGGACGTTTTGGCCGCCATGACTTGAGGCCCGGTAAAATTCCCAGTCCAAATCCTCTTCTCTTATTTCGCTTTCGCCGGCGTCTTCGATAACCGGCAAAACCTCAACCAAAGCAAACGAAGTTTGTCTTAATTTGTCGGCATTAAAAGGTGATTGCCGAACCAAGCGGTGAACCCCGGCTTCGCCTTTTAAAAAACCGTAGGCAAAATGGCCGGAGACGGTAAACGTGACGCTTTTGATCCCCGCCTCATCGCCCGGAGAATGATCAATCTCTTCCCACTTCCAGCCTTTGCTTTCAACATAGCGCATATACATGCGGTATAACATTTCCGACCAGTCCATCGCCTCAACCCCGCCCTGACCGGCGTGAATGGAGACAATGGCGTCGCTCTCATCATGCGAACCGGACAAAAAAGCCGTAACCTCAAGTTTCCCCAATAATTCTTCCGCCTCCTCAAGGTGATCCGAAGCCAAAAGATCTTGCAGTTTGATAACGTCACTGGCCTCTTTTTGCAATTCGGAGAGCTCTTGCATTTTTTTGCTTCCCTCCTGCGGGTTTTGCCAAAAAGCAGGACTGGCCGACTCGGCCTCAATTTTTTGAATTTTTTCTTGTTTCTCCTTAAGATCTAATTTGGCAATCGCTTCTTGGGCTCTTTGTTTTAAATCATCCATAAAATGTTAGGTTTAGACTATAAGTGGCAGGGTAAATTTTTTTTGGCGATAATCAAGGTAAAGCTTAACTGTCTGCCCGTGGTCAAAGGCAAAATCAAGCGAATTTATCTTCTCTATCGGGACCCATTTAATTTCCGTTGATTCCTTATCGGGCCTTTT from Patescibacteria group bacterium harbors:
- the prfB gene encoding peptide chain release factor 2, translating into MDDLKQRAQEAIAKLDLKEKQEKIQKIEAESASPAFWQNPQEGSKKMQELSELQKEASDVIKLQDLLASDHLEEAEELLGKLEVTAFLSGSHDESDAIVSIHAGQGGVEAMDWSEMLYRMYMRYVESKGWKWEEIDHSPGDEAGIKSVTFTVSGHFAYGFLKGEAGVHRLVRQSPFNADKLRQTSFALVEVLPVIEDAGESEIREEDLDWEFYRASSHGGQNVQKVSTAVRLKHKPTGVIVTCQTERYQAQNRENALKILRAKLWLLAEEKTKQEEKKLKGEYKMASWGNQIRSYVLHPYHLVKDLRTDYETSDTDGVLDGKLEEFIVAYLKNFNKKGMVV